The following are from one region of the Chromobacterium phragmitis genome:
- a CDS encoding alpha/beta fold hydrolase, with translation MKALRLDYAEFGAGQPLLLLLGFGMGHEDAIELGYAAAMKNRCRLICVSPRGHGTSPAPGEVSAYGLEAIVSDIAQALDGLQVEKTAVWGYSLGAKLALGLAAWHPQRVERMLLGGFETQSVFSPETDIVLEALRQGGEAWRDLWRRLMPVPAGMAERLAAADRKALQALRLAEKEWPDMGSLLGQCEMPVALYAADRCFARANMAALAEAHGLACAILPGCDHFSLLAEPARVAAAVNEQIVVLQETERKP, from the coding sequence GTGAAAGCTTTGAGACTGGATTACGCAGAGTTCGGCGCGGGACAACCGTTATTGTTGCTGTTGGGTTTCGGCATGGGGCATGAGGATGCCATCGAGCTGGGCTATGCGGCGGCGATGAAGAACCGCTGCCGATTGATCTGCGTTTCTCCGCGCGGGCATGGAACGAGTCCCGCGCCTGGAGAGGTTTCCGCATATGGGCTGGAAGCCATCGTGTCCGATATCGCGCAGGCATTGGATGGCTTGCAGGTGGAAAAAACGGCGGTATGGGGATATTCCCTGGGCGCCAAGCTGGCGCTCGGACTCGCGGCTTGGCATCCGCAGCGGGTTGAGCGGATGCTGCTCGGAGGTTTCGAGACCCAGAGCGTTTTTTCGCCGGAGACCGATATCGTGCTGGAGGCCTTGCGCCAAGGCGGCGAGGCCTGGCGCGATCTGTGGCGCCGGCTGATGCCGGTGCCGGCAGGGATGGCGGAGCGGTTGGCCGCCGCGGACAGGAAAGCGCTGCAGGCGCTGCGATTGGCGGAGAAAGAGTGGCCGGATATGGGAAGCCTGCTGGGGCAATGCGAGATGCCGGTGGCGCTTTACGCCGCAGATCGCTGCTTTGCTCGCGCCAACATGGCGGCGCTGGCGGAGGCTCACGGGCTGGCTTGCGCCATCTTGCCGGGCTGCGATCATTTTTCCTTGTTGGCGGAGCCCGCGCGCGTGGCGGCTGCGGTCAATGAGCAGATAGTCGTGCTGCAAGAGACAGAAAGAAAACCATGA
- a CDS encoding lysozyme inhibitor LprI family protein, producing MMKNIWMAAMAACMGVVALPAQSAGFNCAYAKLKVEKMICADAELSALDSELAKRFTAIQDETKGIDGDTGKRLDPYGKEQVRWLKEVRNTCEDALCVRDAYKKRLKYFAKVEKDLGL from the coding sequence ATGATGAAGAATATTTGGATGGCGGCGATGGCCGCTTGCATGGGCGTGGTAGCGTTGCCAGCCCAGTCCGCCGGCTTCAACTGCGCTTACGCCAAGCTGAAGGTGGAAAAAATGATTTGCGCCGACGCCGAGCTGTCGGCCCTGGACTCGGAATTGGCCAAGCGCTTCACCGCGATTCAGGATGAGACCAAAGGCATCGACGGCGATACCGGCAAACGGCTGGATCCCTATGGCAAGGAGCAGGTACGCTGGCTGAAGGAAGTGCGCAACACGTGCGAGGATGCCTTGTGCGTGCGCGACGCTTACAAGAAGCGGTTGAAGTACTTCGCCAAGGTTGAGAAGGATTTGGGCCTGTAA